One Ethanoligenens harbinense YUAN-3 genomic window carries:
- a CDS encoding beta strand repeat-containing protein: MAKFQNRLLKGGTVFLSVAIIMSMSTFALWANADSDTQTTLDISKGSISIGDGTVNGYDSAGDHITIPNQKGYILTGSAIGTADGVTIDGASCNITLDNLTICVTGDNAYADRAGAFKIENGAKVNLTLEGANLLDTSNSNSDYGGMEVDANSSVTINGTGTLMAKGDFDCPGIGGSETGTNGLIQINSGTVTTVASGDGVTGCGGGFMGSNVPVIINGGSVNSSVGGGVRDSNGNAEYLDTIKVTGPNGTPLANTLVQYAVDGASQSISATTDANGKLYLWLTQGQHSISIADCAGQVLASVSGMVANNGSTAMTVQIASNVTSYAVQCDASMKNGTVAVDRTSYYTGQPVTLTVEPFDGYRLTTGSLQCTAADGSSVPLTESNDTYTFAMPASNVTVSAEFEALPLHTVSFDANMQDGTLTADLQTARAGTTVTVTPKPADGYFYVAGTLSYTYGGKSYPISSGSFIMPDADVTLSAQFEKNLTVDTQGGSVSTDASGGKTIASSGSYSISGNGVTGGITVAANLGTVNITLDYLNIDMSNVAGGSPFTIGRGTTVNLTVEGTNVLIGGQNMAGVAVPDGAALVIDQTSTGTLNANGNGTAAGIGGNSNSGAGSITINGGTVNASSNGDGAGIGGGRLGGCGTITINGGNVTAQGGAYGELESTGGVYGSVYAGGTGIGGGAWGNGGQISINGGHVKAASSPNFGVSIGNGYGGSGVTVAIQGGTVQTGSATWASVIDAASCVLNGGSIYVGKATEAAQFSANPVNAGNSKVYLDTVMVCNANGSALKNTDVTYSVDGSSDVVASTDAHGMLYLWLSNDDHIVSVHSGDEGGSDETFVDKSDSTTDSITLVADDFTVTVADTAHGAVTASKTVATGGDTVKLTVTPDNGYFLKSLTYNDGTDHDISENADGSYSFTMPEDDVTISAQFEQAPCIVTVSSANANEGTVAVSGASSIGNGAYLVNGGSSFVLSAISKQGYTFSGWYDGNTKVSDAPTFAVTPSAGACYNAVFTAIPSESLTVDITGFGSVSANGVSVGSGVAQSFTLGSSATLTETPADGYQFLYWQDTTSGKILSQSASYTFTMDSDMYMTAVFEQTKTATHMVTFVNGITGETIKSVTVDNSVTDISSYEPADPYAFGCTFKDWKETKEADGSIVETAEFTPASLTDSLTVTGGTQSGSGSYAPKSVVTVTADAAPSGKQFSCWQDASGNILSYGAIYSFCITGDLSVTAVYVDSTSTVEPEADTTLTGVTPNPSAATISFSSQWYVPGGCTMVSHGILVTKGANHTADTFVIGAESVLKATAKNNPSAGTYVVNKCNVTKGDLWYGRAYLVYRDAFGNIVTIYGNILSGSF; this comes from the coding sequence ATGGCTAAATTCCAAAACAGGCTGTTAAAAGGAGGTACGGTGTTTCTCTCTGTAGCAATCATCATGTCTATGTCCACGTTTGCTTTATGGGCGAACGCGGATAGCGATACGCAGACCACGCTGGATATCAGCAAGGGTTCGATTTCGATTGGGGACGGTACGGTCAATGGTTACGACAGTGCGGGCGACCATATTACAATTCCGAACCAGAAGGGATATATTCTGACGGGCTCTGCCATCGGTACCGCGGACGGCGTTACGATTGATGGTGCCTCGTGTAACATCACCTTAGACAACCTGACGATTTGTGTCACGGGTGATAATGCCTATGCCGACCGCGCCGGTGCCTTCAAAATTGAGAATGGCGCAAAGGTCAATCTGACCCTTGAGGGCGCAAATCTGCTGGATACCAGCAACAGCAACAGCGATTATGGCGGTATGGAAGTAGACGCGAACTCATCCGTTACCATCAACGGCACGGGAACGCTTATGGCCAAAGGTGATTTTGATTGTCCGGGAATCGGCGGATCTGAAACAGGGACCAACGGCTTGATTCAGATTAACAGCGGTACGGTGACAACAGTCGCGTCCGGTGACGGCGTGACTGGATGCGGCGGCGGCTTTATGGGAAGCAATGTACCGGTCATAATCAACGGAGGCTCCGTCAACTCGTCGGTGGGCGGCGGCGTGCGGGACAGCAATGGGAATGCCGAGTATCTGGATACGATTAAGGTTACCGGCCCCAACGGCACCCCGCTTGCGAACACTCTGGTGCAGTATGCGGTTGACGGCGCGTCGCAATCCATTTCTGCGACAACCGATGCAAACGGGAAACTCTATTTATGGCTGACGCAGGGGCAACACAGCATTTCAATCGCCGACTGTGCCGGGCAGGTTCTTGCGTCTGTATCCGGCATGGTCGCAAATAACGGCAGCACCGCCATGACTGTGCAGATTGCCTCTAATGTAACAAGCTATGCTGTGCAGTGCGATGCATCCATGAAAAACGGTACGGTTGCGGTAGATAGAACATCGTATTATACAGGTCAGCCTGTGACGCTTACGGTGGAACCGTTCGACGGCTACCGGCTGACGACCGGTTCGCTCCAGTGTACCGCGGCGGACGGCAGCAGCGTTCCCTTGACGGAATCCAACGATACATACACTTTTGCTATGCCCGCTTCAAATGTAACTGTATCCGCCGAATTCGAAGCATTGCCGCTTCATACGGTCTCGTTTGACGCAAATATGCAGGACGGCACACTTACCGCAGACCTACAGACGGCACGAGCAGGTACGACTGTGACGGTTACGCCGAAACCGGCTGACGGCTATTTTTACGTCGCCGGCACGCTTTCTTACACATACGGTGGTAAGAGCTATCCGATTTCGTCCGGCAGTTTTATCATGCCGGATGCGGATGTCACGCTTTCGGCGCAATTTGAAAAAAATCTGACAGTGGATACGCAGGGTGGTAGTGTTTCTACAGACGCTTCCGGGGGAAAAACCATTGCGTCAAGTGGCAGCTACAGCATCAGCGGGAACGGTGTGACGGGAGGGATCACCGTCGCGGCAAATCTGGGTACGGTCAACATCACGCTTGATTATTTGAATATCGACATGTCTAATGTAGCCGGCGGCTCACCTTTCACAATCGGGAGAGGTACAACGGTCAATCTGACCGTTGAAGGCACCAATGTGCTAATAGGCGGTCAAAACATGGCGGGCGTAGCCGTACCGGACGGGGCTGCTCTCGTGATTGACCAAACCAGCACCGGCACGCTCAACGCAAACGGAAATGGCACTGCCGCAGGTATCGGCGGAAACAGCAACTCGGGAGCCGGCAGCATTACCATCAACGGCGGCACAGTCAATGCTTCTTCCAATGGTGATGGAGCCGGCATCGGCGGCGGGCGTCTGGGAGGCTGCGGCACAATCACCATCAACGGCGGCAATGTGACCGCACAGGGCGGGGCTTATGGCGAACTGGAATCAACTGGTGGAGTTTACGGTTCCGTTTATGCCGGGGGGACTGGTATCGGCGGTGGAGCGTGGGGAAACGGTGGACAGATTTCTATTAACGGCGGCCATGTCAAAGCCGCTTCTTCCCCCAATTTCGGCGTGTCAATCGGCAACGGTTATGGCGGCAGCGGTGTCACGGTTGCAATTCAGGGCGGAACGGTTCAAACAGGGTCGGCGACATGGGCCAGTGTCATTGATGCCGCGAGTTGTGTTTTGAACGGCGGGTCCATTTATGTCGGTAAAGCAACGGAGGCCGCGCAATTTAGCGCCAACCCCGTCAATGCCGGAAACTCCAAAGTGTATCTCGACACAGTGATGGTATGTAATGCAAACGGAAGTGCTCTGAAAAACACCGATGTCACTTATTCGGTGGACGGCAGTTCTGATGTGGTCGCGTCTACCGATGCTCACGGAATGCTTTACCTTTGGTTGTCTAACGATGATCACATTGTTTCAGTGCACAGTGGTGATGAGGGAGGCAGCGACGAAACCTTTGTGGACAAAAGCGACAGCACGACAGACAGCATTACACTGGTTGCTGATGATTTTACAGTGACGGTTGCAGACACCGCGCACGGCGCGGTTACGGCGAGCAAAACGGTCGCGACGGGCGGAGATACGGTAAAGCTTACGGTCACGCCCGACAACGGCTATTTTCTCAAATCGCTCACGTACAACGACGGTACGGATCACGACATTTCGGAGAACGCGGACGGCAGTTATTCGTTCACCATGCCTGAAGATGATGTGACGATCAGCGCGCAGTTTGAACAGGCACCATGTATTGTAACCGTCAGTTCAGCCAATGCGAATGAGGGCACGGTTGCGGTCAGCGGGGCGTCTTCCATAGGAAACGGGGCCTATCTGGTCAATGGCGGATCGTCGTTTGTCCTATCTGCGATTTCCAAACAGGGTTATACGTTTTCGGGCTGGTATGATGGTAACACAAAAGTGAGCGATGCCCCGACGTTTGCGGTCACACCGTCGGCAGGCGCATGTTATAATGCGGTTTTTACCGCGATTCCAAGTGAAAGTCTGACAGTGGACATCACAGGTTTTGGTTCGGTGAGCGCAAACGGCGTGTCTGTCGGAAGCGGAGTGGCTCAATCGTTCACGCTCGGCAGTTCCGCCACGCTGACGGAGACACCGGCCGACGGTTACCAGTTTCTGTACTGGCAGGATACAACAAGTGGGAAAATCCTTTCGCAGTCGGCTTCCTATACGTTCACGATGGACAGCGATATGTATATGACGGCCGTTTTTGAACAAACGAAGACGGCTACACACATGGTGACCTTTGTGAACGGCATTACGGGAGAAACCATCAAAAGCGTTACGGTTGACAATTCGGTAACGGATATCAGCTCTTACGAACCCGCCGACCCGTACGCATTCGGCTGCACCTTCAAAGATTGGAAAGAAACCAAAGAAGCGGACGGCAGCATCGTCGAAACGGCGGAGTTTACACCGGCGTCTTTAACCGATTCACTGACTGTAACCGGCGGCACCCAGAGCGGAAGCGGCAGCTACGCGCCCAAAAGCGTCGTGACTGTCACCGCGGATGCGGCGCCTTCCGGTAAGCAGTTCTCATGCTGGCAGGACGCAAGCGGAAATATTTTGAGCTACGGCGCAATATACAGTTTTTGCATTACGGGCGATCTGTCGGTCACAGCCGTTTATGTGGACAGCACTTCAACGGTGGAACCCGAGGCGGATACTACTCTGACGGGCGTAACGCCGAATCCCTCGGCGGCAACCATCTCGTTTTCCTCGCAGTGGTATGTTCCCGGCGGCTGCACCATGGTTTCCCATGGCATTCTGGTGACGAAAGGCGCAAACCATACGGCGGATACGTTTGTCATCGGTGCGGAAAGCGTATTAAAGGCAACAGCAAAAAACAATCCGTCCGCCGGCACCTATGTGGTGAACAAGTGCAATGTCACAAAGGGAGACCTGTGGTACGGACGAGCGTATCTTGTGTATCGGGATGCTTTCGGAAATATCGTGACCATTTACGGCAACATTCTGTCAGGGTCATTTTAG
- a CDS encoding BMP family ABC transporter substrate-binding protein: MKRIAVLLAAALGVTVLCSACSNGKRPSAPSSATVYKVGMVCNMAVNDQSFNQSAWSGLQALHRLAPSFQVGYLIGGTTSVVDDRGCFDRFAQSGYDLVWGMSFLMKDSIVSAAQAYPYVHFALVDESVPNAPANLTCLTFRSQEAAFLVGYIAALKTGSGEVGFVGGVRGAAIDQFEYGFRAGVAYGAKQKGKRVEMDVQYADSFTDSDLGRRIAKGMYDEGCDIIFAAAGNVGKGVIDQAKQSGKLAEGVDLNQSYLAPDNVLTSALKNVGDAMSNLSQNIRSGENDSGKTIEYGLKEDAVGIPYTDQAVQMCGEDVLEETKVVQNSIIQGTVVPPATASDFNHFMSSM, encoded by the coding sequence ATGAAACGAATCGCCGTACTGCTGGCGGCTGCGCTTGGGGTTACTGTTCTTTGCAGTGCATGTTCAAATGGGAAAAGGCCTTCCGCTCCGTCTTCCGCCACGGTCTATAAGGTGGGCATGGTGTGCAATATGGCAGTCAATGACCAATCATTCAACCAGTCTGCATGGTCGGGCCTGCAGGCATTGCATCGGCTTGCTCCTTCCTTTCAGGTGGGGTATCTGATCGGCGGCACAACCTCCGTTGTAGATGACCGGGGTTGTTTCGACCGGTTTGCCCAGTCGGGATATGATCTGGTTTGGGGCATGAGTTTTCTAATGAAAGACAGCATCGTGTCCGCGGCACAGGCCTATCCGTATGTGCATTTTGCCCTTGTGGACGAATCGGTGCCAAATGCGCCGGCCAACCTTACCTGCCTGACCTTTCGCTCGCAGGAGGCGGCGTTTCTTGTCGGGTATATCGCCGCGCTGAAAACGGGAAGCGGAGAGGTCGGGTTTGTCGGGGGCGTCCGGGGGGCGGCGATCGACCAGTTCGAGTATGGTTTCCGCGCGGGGGTGGCTTATGGAGCCAAACAGAAGGGGAAACGTGTAGAGATGGATGTTCAATATGCCGATTCCTTTACCGATTCCGATCTGGGGCGGCGCATCGCAAAGGGGATGTATGACGAAGGCTGTGACATCATCTTTGCTGCGGCCGGCAACGTGGGAAAGGGCGTGATTGACCAGGCGAAACAGTCTGGAAAACTGGCCGAAGGCGTCGATCTGAACCAGTCCTATCTGGCACCCGATAACGTCTTGACCTCGGCGCTGAAAAACGTGGGCGACGCAATGAGCAACCTTTCCCAGAACATCCGCAGCGGGGAAAACGACAGCGGTAAAACCATTGAGTATGGGCTGAAAGAAGACGCAGTTGGCATTCCCTATACCGATCAGGCCGTTCAGATGTGCGGGGAGGACGTGCTGGAGGAAACGAAAGTTGTTCAGAATTCGATTATCCAGGGAACGGTCGTGCCGCCGGCGACCGCGTCGGATTTCAACCACTTCATGAGCAGTATGTGA
- a CDS encoding IS110 family transposase, producing the protein MESTSHYHLLLFQFFQENGYEVIVITPLQSNALKNIQVRKLKTDRVDTYKLAMPHRVKVLRPSQVPMDAMRGLRLLCRQRSELMCNITRFKNRLTALLDQIFPDYDKVFADVGGAGSLAVWAAYPTPQILLAAEPEELAVLIRKASVK; encoded by the coding sequence GTGGAATCGACATCACATTACCATTTACTACTGTTTCAGTTCTTTCAGGAAAACGGTTATGAGGTCATTGTTATCACCCCCCTCCAGAGCAATGCGTTGAAAAACATTCAGGTCAGAAAGCTCAAAACTGACAGAGTGGATACTTACAAACTCGCCATGCCGCATCGTGTCAAGGTACTGCGCCCTTCGCAGGTGCCAATGGATGCCATGCGCGGACTGCGCCTGCTTTGCCGGCAGCGTTCGGAGCTGATGTGCAATATAACCCGCTTCAAGAACCGCCTGACGGCCCTACTGGATCAGATATTCCCCGACTATGACAAAGTTTTTGCAGATGTCGGAGGAGCAGGTTCACTCGCCGTTTGGGCGGCGTATCCGACGCCACAGATCCTACTTGCTGCGGAACCGGAAGAATTGGCGGTGCTCATCCGCAAAGCCAGCGTTAAATGA
- a CDS encoding EAL domain-containing protein, translated as MAKREKRLFTRNLFKGIRFHIVLPVTLLMLGYAVVAILLQIYSLNTLNMYNLQNSLRGQSNFTMQLLDQLYPGEWANIGGALYKGDHRVTGDTAIVDMVQRETGYAATIYEGVWSVSTNIANGNQRLLGFPMDKAASSSVLTRGKQYLGIVKIADVPYIGYYVPLKDADGNVVGAILTAKSQEEERTMIQNQVTSLLVVLVALLMIAIFLVLLSAMFITNPLDFIVRSMDIAKDGVYSFPFPEKLRRRTDEIGKLVRSFERLFDRIDGYLNAQKLITETSTDFISVNRTNLNAKLDSAVMRIGSLLQIDTVCICLDGTGEGSAAIRSEWHRPNASGAQHFPVRYADFFSKDQVHILPDIHSLPEEEAVFKQQLLDLGLRCLLSVPVLINSGPAGRLILASGTSGCEWDTGRVNVIRALAQIIADGLAKVRAYEKIEFMAYYDNLTKLPNRSMFYKEAGTAIRAAQQGARQVGVMFLDLDSFKSINDTMGHQTGDRLIRDVAQTLSRQLSDMAVLARFGGDEFLVLCPAGQGEAEIRMIADRIMTVFKRPFLIKGNEVFITASMGIALFPQDGEDPESLIKHADIAMYQAKEKGKNQYAICSAEMKRVVQENVLLANDLYHALDRNELEVYYQPQVDIRFGRIVGLEALLRWHHPSLGMVPPSVFVPLAEQTGLINPIGRWVLETACRQCRRWYEGDQPVHMAVNISIVQLLNADVADQISRILRQTGLEPHALELEVTESVTLRETEATIYVLQQLKALGISLSIDDFGTKYSSLNRLKQLPIDKLKMDIQFVRGIGRGEKDRAIVRAIINLAKSLDLRLIAEGVETQAEWDFLKENLCNEVQGYYYYKPMPAEQCGAILKHHNG; from the coding sequence ATGGCAAAACGGGAAAAAAGGCTGTTCACGAGGAATTTGTTCAAAGGGATCCGGTTTCATATTGTATTGCCTGTCACGCTGCTGATGCTGGGTTATGCGGTGGTTGCGATTCTGTTGCAAATCTACAGTCTGAACACGCTTAATATGTACAATCTCCAGAACAGCCTGCGCGGGCAGTCCAATTTTACTATGCAGCTGCTTGACCAGCTGTATCCCGGCGAGTGGGCAAACATTGGAGGAGCTTTGTATAAAGGGGATCACCGCGTTACCGGCGATACGGCCATTGTCGATATGGTGCAACGTGAAACAGGATATGCCGCCACGATCTATGAGGGCGTTTGGAGCGTTTCCACCAATATTGCGAACGGAAACCAGCGTCTGCTGGGATTTCCCATGGACAAAGCGGCGTCGTCGAGCGTGCTGACCCGCGGAAAGCAGTATCTTGGGATCGTGAAGATCGCGGATGTACCCTATATCGGGTATTACGTACCGCTCAAGGATGCGGATGGGAATGTGGTGGGGGCCATTCTGACCGCCAAATCGCAGGAGGAAGAGCGGACGATGATACAAAACCAGGTGACCAGCCTGCTGGTCGTTCTGGTTGCGCTGTTGATGATAGCCATCTTTCTGGTTCTGCTTTCGGCCATGTTTATCACCAACCCGCTGGATTTTATCGTGCGGTCCATGGATATTGCAAAAGACGGCGTGTATTCCTTTCCGTTTCCTGAAAAACTGCGCAGGCGCACGGACGAGATCGGGAAGCTGGTCCGTTCTTTTGAGCGCTTGTTTGACAGGATCGACGGGTACCTGAATGCGCAGAAGCTCATCACGGAAACGTCCACCGATTTCATCTCTGTAAACCGTACGAATTTAAACGCGAAACTGGATAGCGCGGTCATGCGGATTGGAAGCCTGTTGCAGATAGACACCGTGTGCATCTGCCTGGATGGCACGGGGGAAGGAAGCGCGGCAATCCGGAGTGAGTGGCACCGGCCGAATGCATCGGGGGCGCAGCACTTCCCCGTGCGATATGCCGACTTTTTCAGCAAGGACCAGGTTCATATCCTTCCAGACATCCATTCTCTGCCGGAAGAAGAGGCCGTGTTTAAACAACAGTTGCTGGATCTTGGTTTGCGGTGCCTGCTTTCGGTTCCCGTTCTCATCAACAGCGGTCCGGCGGGGCGTCTGATTCTGGCGTCCGGCACGTCCGGCTGTGAATGGGACACCGGCCGGGTCAATGTCATCCGCGCTTTGGCCCAGATCATTGCAGACGGTTTGGCAAAGGTGCGGGCATATGAAAAGATCGAGTTTATGGCCTATTATGATAACCTGACAAAACTGCCGAACCGCTCGATGTTCTACAAAGAAGCAGGGACAGCCATCCGGGCTGCCCAGCAGGGCGCAAGGCAAGTCGGCGTCATGTTCCTGGATCTCGATTCGTTCAAGTCGATCAACGACACCATGGGCCACCAGACCGGGGACAGGCTGATACGGGATGTGGCGCAGACACTTTCCCGGCAGTTATCGGATATGGCCGTGCTGGCCCGTTTTGGCGGAGATGAATTTTTGGTTTTGTGCCCCGCCGGGCAGGGAGAAGCGGAAATCCGCATGATCGCCGACAGGATTATGACGGTTTTTAAGCGCCCGTTCCTTATTAAGGGCAATGAGGTCTTCATAACGGCCAGCATGGGAATCGCTCTCTTCCCACAAGACGGGGAAGACCCCGAATCCCTGATCAAGCATGCCGATATCGCGATGTATCAGGCAAAAGAAAAGGGAAAAAACCAATATGCGATTTGTTCTGCGGAAATGAAAAGGGTCGTGCAGGAGAACGTGCTGCTCGCAAACGACCTTTACCACGCGCTGGACCGTAATGAACTGGAGGTCTATTATCAGCCACAGGTGGACATCCGGTTCGGCAGGATCGTGGGGCTGGAAGCGCTGCTGCGGTGGCACCATCCTTCGCTGGGTATGGTTCCGCCATCGGTCTTCGTCCCTCTTGCGGAACAAACCGGGCTCATCAATCCCATCGGCCGCTGGGTGCTGGAAACGGCGTGCAGGCAGTGCCGGCGTTGGTATGAAGGTGACCAGCCGGTTCATATGGCGGTCAATATTTCTATTGTGCAGCTGCTCAACGCAGATGTGGCGGACCAGATCTCTCGTATTCTCCGGCAAACAGGGCTGGAACCGCATGCCCTGGAGCTGGAAGTTACCGAGAGCGTGACTCTGCGGGAAACGGAGGCTACCATCTACGTCCTCCAACAACTGAAAGCGCTGGGCATCAGCCTGTCCATTGATGATTTCGGTACGAAGTATTCCTCTCTGAACCGATTGAAACAGCTTCCGATTGATAAACTGAAAATGGACATCCAGTTTGTCCGGGGAATCGGCAGGGGAGAGAAGGACAGAGCCATCGTACGAGCAATCATCAATCTGGCAAAGAGTCTGGATCTGCGGCTAATCGCCGAAGGGGTGGAGACCCAGGCTGAATGGGACTTTTTAAAGGAAAATCTATGCAACGAAGTGCAGGGATATTATTATTACAAACCGATGCCGGCAGAACAATGCGGCGCAATCTTGAAGCATCACAATGGGTGA
- a CDS encoding glycine betaine ABC transporter substrate-binding protein, producing the protein MKKTIRSAISLLLTAATVFTLGACTKNGNSSGTTVTIGSKDSTENLLVAEVYALALKDNGFHVNRKFKINSTLIHSALTSGQIDLYPEYTSTGLLAVLKLPLITDPQNVYNTVKVDYLKQFNLVWLNYSPANDSQCLVITQAASAKYNIRTISDLQKGASQIRFASQDPFDQRSDGMPALTVAYGPFHFKSEQTYDNGLKYQILANDKADVTVAYATEGQLSDTSKFLVLEDDKHVWPPYNLAPVVRKQVLDKNAKIATVLNKVSALINTKTMTQLNAKVDVNKQNYEDVAKTFYDSIKSKVHA; encoded by the coding sequence ATGAAAAAAACAATCCGGTCGGCAATCTCTCTCCTGTTGACCGCTGCAACGGTGTTCACACTGGGGGCCTGCACAAAAAACGGCAACTCGTCCGGCACGACCGTAACCATCGGCTCCAAGGATTCCACGGAAAATCTGCTCGTAGCCGAAGTGTATGCGCTCGCGCTGAAAGACAACGGTTTCCATGTAAACCGGAAATTTAAAATCAACAGTACGCTCATACACAGCGCTCTCACCAGCGGGCAGATTGATCTCTATCCAGAATATACGAGCACCGGACTGCTGGCTGTTCTCAAGCTGCCTCTGATCACCGATCCCCAAAATGTGTATAATACGGTAAAAGTCGATTACCTCAAGCAATTCAACCTCGTCTGGCTCAACTATTCCCCCGCGAACGATTCCCAGTGCCTGGTCATAACCCAAGCAGCTTCCGCCAAATACAACATCCGGACCATTTCCGACCTCCAGAAGGGCGCCAGCCAGATCCGGTTCGCTTCGCAGGACCCATTCGACCAGCGCAGCGACGGCATGCCGGCTCTAACCGTGGCGTACGGCCCGTTTCATTTCAAATCCGAGCAGACCTATGACAACGGCCTGAAATATCAGATCCTTGCCAACGACAAAGCCGACGTAACCGTCGCCTACGCGACCGAAGGCCAGTTGTCGGACACCTCAAAATTTCTCGTTCTGGAAGATGATAAGCATGTCTGGCCACCATACAACCTTGCCCCCGTGGTGCGCAAGCAGGTGCTGGACAAAAACGCGAAGATTGCGACCGTACTCAACAAGGTTTCCGCTTTGATCAACACCAAAACCATGACGCAGCTCAACGCGAAAGTGGATGTGAACAAACAGAACTATGAAGACGTAGCCAAAACGTTTTACGACTCCATCAAGTCGAAGGTGCATGCCTGA
- a CDS encoding histidine kinase N-terminal 7TM domain-containing protein, producing the protein MQTVVTVLLGISVILGIPLIIYSNKRRSQPGAADFIWLAFTIMIVNGGYIGEINAGTMQAALFWSGVEHLALPLNPYFWLAMCLDYTRARHRKTIQKILLFFPVFYYFVFYTNDRFHLYIIKYDFVSNGYFSVLVSEKGPAFLVIMLVITAIGITCMALYFRGYLRSARIYRTSYLLMILASALPWAAVYFNIYNATFLRIDYYSLMMVATAVLYLLGLFRYSIFSTMPIATETVYRLSEDAIALMDGNGRITDVNDAFLRQYPEMSRLTAKSTVDAFCAHHNEFRGLSPETPELHFHLSSGGSTRYYSAKLTGIFSENGIHAGNILQVKDITVFMEYQNRLRQLAEQATERADTNELSFLQAQISPHFINNTLGAISSLITRDDEAAKNLVVDLSEYLIHCYRIGNASPMDSLKHELEAVNTYIKIIKVRFGGRICYAERVEVPMDMILPRLVLQPLVENAVRHGVQSKKDGGTVRLSTVGKDGYACFEISDDGVGIKLERIQNLLSGKDDKQGVGMINIHRRLIKYYGEGLHIQSGNGTVITFRIPLTQTGKKAFT; encoded by the coding sequence ATGCAGACAGTCGTTACGGTGTTACTTGGCATATCAGTCATTCTGGGAATTCCTCTCATTATATATTCCAATAAAAGACGTTCCCAACCCGGTGCGGCCGATTTCATCTGGCTTGCCTTTACGATTATGATTGTCAACGGCGGGTATATCGGGGAAATCAATGCCGGCACGATGCAGGCTGCTCTTTTCTGGTCAGGTGTCGAACATCTGGCTCTGCCGCTCAACCCCTATTTTTGGCTGGCGATGTGCCTTGACTACACCCGTGCGAGGCATCGGAAAACCATCCAAAAAATACTGCTGTTTTTTCCGGTATTCTATTATTTCGTATTCTATACCAACGACAGGTTCCACTTGTATATCATAAAATACGATTTTGTCAGCAACGGCTATTTTTCCGTGCTCGTTTCCGAAAAGGGTCCTGCATTTCTGGTAATCATGCTGGTCATCACCGCTATCGGCATCACCTGTATGGCACTCTATTTTCGGGGATACCTGCGGTCGGCGCGGATATACCGAACCAGCTATCTGTTGATGATTCTGGCCTCCGCGCTTCCCTGGGCGGCGGTCTATTTTAATATCTATAACGCAACGTTTTTGCGCATTGATTATTATTCTCTGATGATGGTGGCCACCGCCGTTTTATACCTGTTGGGGCTATTCCGTTACAGCATCTTCAGCACCATGCCGATTGCGACGGAAACGGTTTACCGGCTTTCCGAAGACGCCATCGCGTTGATGGACGGAAACGGGCGCATCACAGATGTAAACGACGCCTTTCTGCGGCAATACCCGGAAATGAGCCGCTTGACCGCCAAAAGCACAGTAGATGCTTTTTGTGCGCACCATAATGAATTTCGCGGCCTGTCGCCGGAAACTCCGGAACTGCATTTTCACCTGTCGTCCGGCGGCAGCACACGGTATTATTCCGCAAAGCTGACCGGCATCTTTTCCGAAAACGGTATCCATGCCGGCAACATCCTGCAAGTGAAGGATATTACCGTTTTTATGGAATACCAGAACCGGCTCCGGCAGTTGGCCGAGCAGGCCACGGAGCGGGCGGATACCAACGAGCTTTCTTTTTTGCAGGCGCAAATCAGTCCGCATTTCATTAACAATACGCTCGGTGCTATCTCCTCCCTGATTACGCGGGATGACGAAGCCGCGAAAAACCTGGTGGTGGATTTGAGCGAATACCTCATCCACTGTTACCGCATTGGAAATGCTTCGCCGATGGATTCGCTGAAACACGAGCTGGAGGCCGTGAACACCTATATCAAAATCATAAAGGTTCGTTTCGGCGGCAGAATCTGCTATGCCGAGCGGGTGGAGGTGCCGATGGACATGATACTGCCGCGTCTGGTGCTCCAGCCGCTGGTGGAAAACGCCGTGCGGCACGGTGTGCAGTCCAAAAAAGACGGCGGCACCGTCCGACTCAGCACCGTAGGAAAAGATGGTTACGCTTGCTTTGAAATCAGCGACGACGGCGTCGGAATCAAGCTGGAAAGAATTCAGAACTTGCTTTCCGGAAAAGACGATAAGCAGGGCGTTGGAATGATCAACATTCACAGGCGGCTGATCAAATATTATGGCGAAGGCCTGCATATTCAAAGCGGAAACGGAACAGTGATCACTTTCCGCATCCCGCTTACCCAAACGGGAAAAAAGGCTTTCACATGA